ACAGTGTGCTGTGCTTCCGATACCAGCGGACAGTGGCCGCGGATAACACGGTGAGCTTTGGTGGAGAGGACCTGCAGATCGAGCCTGACAGCGAGCGGAGCACATACGCCAGGGCGACCGTAGAGGTACAGGAGCGGCTGGACGGGCGCATCGTGGTCATGCACAAGGGGCGTGAGCTGGCCAGCACGGTTGCTCCCCTAAGACCCGCAGTCCTGCGAGCAAGGCGAAGAAAAGCTCAGGCGGGCAAGCGAGGAGATGGGCGTGCTGGAGACGGGTCCGTCTCCAGCACGCCCATCTCCTCGCCCAAGGATCGAAAGCCGGGTCCAGATCACCCTTGGAGATCGAGACTGATTCAACAAAAACCAGTCGTACTGACAAAATCACTGAGCAGTAAGACTGACAAAGTCATTGAGCATTGACATTTGTGGAATTCGACACTTGTGCAGAACAGGGCGTCTATTGAAGCGGCAATGGCGGCTGAAGCCATCGGGAACTTTCGTTCACATCTATTCGCACCACCCATTTCACCCATTCAAAGCCCCGCTTGCCGGGCGCAACAAGTCGCACAGGGAAGCCATGACCCGGGGATAAGGGCTCCCCGGAAACATGCGTTGCTAATAAGAAGTGGCGCGCCTCGTCAAGTGAAAAGCGGCGGTAGTACCCGGTGGCGGATGTGAACGTCACGCTGCGCGCTGAAGGCAGCGGCGAGGCGGCATCAAGGATCCGGCTTACCGGCATGCCCCGCCACTCTTGCGTTGAGTACCAGCCGCCCGTGCAATCGATCGTCGCCGTCAGCGTGACGTCCGGCGATATGTCTGCGTACCCCAGCGACCGTTCGTGTCTCACTGCGCCGGATACAGCCAACCTCCATCGGTCTGCGTCGATAGACGGCGTGCGGTCGTTGAGCCACGAAACAACAGGGAACTTTGACTCGCCGGGGTCGTCCTCGTAAGAGCCCGTGAAGCGTTTCCGTGTACCGGACCTGAGGAAGTTCACCGGGGCCTCGACCGCCTGCCACAACACGAAGCCAGCGATAGACCCGCTAGCGAATCGCAGGAAAGTCCGCCGATCCGCCCAGAAAGCAAGTGGGAAGCCGCGCGTGTACTTCAAGGCATGCCAGGCCATCAGGGGGACCAGCTGCGCTCCGACGTATGCGTGCCAGCTAAGGCCGCTGAAGCCGGCGAAGAAGAACGGTCCGGCGAGCGACCATGCCAAGCCGAGGGAGAGGGTAACCACCAGGATAGCCAGGAGGACGACCGACGCGCTGCGGGTGGAATTCGCCCGGGGCCGCCTGAGCGCCTGCAGGATGATAGCTGCCTTCCATGCGATGACAGCCATAAGGCTGTAACCCAGCACGCGGTGCGCCAGCATGAATTCAGCGAGGTCTGGCGTGCCGGTCATCAGGCCGAGCATGCCTGTCGTGAGCTCGGCGCACACGAGGACCAGCAATAGAGTATTTGCCCATGGGTAGCGCACAGCCGCTCCGTAGAGACCGAATGGAGGCGCCGGCTTGTCGGCACCTCCATTCTAAGGCCGTGCACGGTTGCGGGTCTAATTGATACGCTACCTCGCCGGAGGTTCACGCTTGACGAGGCCGACGGTATTGCCGTCCAGGTCCTTGAATGTGGCAAAGGTTACCATGCCCGGCACCACAGTTGTGGGCGTGATCGTCTTTCCACCCTTTTCGTTCACCTTTTTCAGGAAGGCATCCGTGTCATCAACTTCGATATACATCACGATGTCGTTAGACCCGTCCTGGCTTTCGCCTATGCCGCCGTCAATACCGGTTGCATCTCCAGGGCGCTTCGTTCCTATGAGCGTGTAGAAGTCCTGGACGGGCGTCATCTGCCATCCGAACACCTCGGCGTAGAACTTGCGGACCCGGTCCGGCCTGGGAGTCATTATTTCGAAGTGAACAACGGGGTTGGACATTGGTGGCGCCTTCCTGAATGTGCAGATGAGAGTGGAGTCGACGTGCGTCATGATATAGAACACGTGTTTGCAAGTCAACCATGCTGCAGAAACAAAAGGGGACACCGATCGGTGTCCCCCCGGAATCTCCACGAGCTCTCGCGCCTAGCCCGCCTTGGCCATCACTTCCACGAGCTCCTTGACGGCAACGGCGGACTTGTTGAGGGCCGCCTTCTCTTCGGCGGTCAGGTCAAACTGGATGATCTGCTCGATGCCCTTCGCGCCGAGCTTGCACGGCACACCGACGAAGAGGCCGTTGATGCCGTACTCACCCTCCAGGTACGCAGCGCATGGTAGTATCTGCTTCTTGTCGAAGAGAATGGACTCCACCATCTGCACAGCCGCCGCGGAAGGCGCGTAGTACGCGCTGCCGGTCTTGAGCAGGTTCACGATCTCTGCGCCGCCGCCCTGGGTGCGCTTTACGATTGCGTCCAGCTTCTCCTTCGACATGAGCTTGCTCACGGGCACGCCGCCCACGAACGTGCTCGCGACTACCGGCACCATCGTGTCACCGTGGCCGCCGAGCACCCACGCAGTGATATCGTTGACGGAGACCTTGAGCTCCATCGCCAGGAAGGCGCGGAAGCGGGCTGTATCCAGCACGCCGGCCATGCCGACGATCCGGTTCTTGGGGAACTTGCTGACCTGGAACGCGCGCTGGGCCATTGCATCCAGCGGGTTGGTGACAGGGACGATTATCGTGTTTGGGGAGCGCTTCACGACCTCCTGGACGACGCTCGTGACGATCTTCATGTTGGTCAGCAGCAGGTCGTCGCGGGACATTCCGGGCTTCCGGGCGATGCCGGAGGTGATAACGACGACATCCGACCCCGCCGTCTCGTCGTAGCCGTTGGTCCCTACGATCTTCGCGTCCGAGCCCGTGACCGGGCCTGCCTCCAGCATGTCGAGCGCCTTGCCCTGCGGAAGCCCCTCGACGATGTCGACGAGCACCACGTCCGCATAGCCCTTGTCGAAGATTCTCTGGGCGGTGGTGGCGCCGACGTTTCCGGCGCCGACGACTGTAACCTTCTTGCGCATGGGGTTCACTCCTGTGAAGTTTATTTCGTGACAACGCGGAGGACCCCAGGGACGGAGCACTCCGCGTCAAAATGGACGTCGGGAAGGGAGGTTCTGGGTTCTGGGTGCTAGGTTCTGGGTTCGATCCGAAACCAGCACCCATAACCTAGCACCCAGAACCCTTTAACTCCTACTTCGCGTTGGTGTAAGCTTCCCACCTGGTCAGCAGCTTCGAGTCGGCTACGGTGTCCATGATGTAGTCGCCGTACTGCTTGCTGGTGGCGCCGGTGCTGCGGCCGTTGGTGAGGACCTTCCGCTCGTACATGCCGCAGACGTCGATGGCGGCGTGGAGCTTCTTGGAAAGGTCCTTGTAGCCGATGTGCTCCAGCATCATGGCCCCTGCGCGGAGCAGGGAGCTGGGGTCGGCGTACTGGGCGCGGCCTTCCTTGATCATGCGCGGCGCGGAGCCGTGAATGGCCTCGAACATCGCGTACTTCTTGCCGATGTTCGCGCTGCCGGCCGTGCCGACGCCTCCCTGGATCTCAGCGGCCTCGTCGGTCAGGATGTCGCCGTAGAGGTTCGGCATCGCCAGCACCTGGAAGGAGCTGCGGCGCTGAACATCGAGCAGCTTGGCAGTCATGATGTCGATGTACCAACCGTCCCACTCGATGCCCTTGTAGCGCTCGGCAACCTTCCGGGCGATGTCCAGGAACTTGCCGTCGGTCGCCTTGATGATGTTGGCCTTGGTTACGATGGTCACCCTCGTCTTGCCGGTCTTCTTTGCATGGGCGAAGGCCGCTTCGATAATGCGCTCAGAGCCCTGGGAGGTGATAACGCGGAAGTCGATGGCCAGGTCCGGCGTCACATGGATGCCCTGGCTGCCGACGGCGTACAGGTCCTCGGTGTTCTCGCGGAAGAACGTCCAATCGATGTTCTCCTTGGGGATCCGGACCGGGCGGACGTTCGCGAAAAGGTCGAGCTGTTTGCGCATGCCGACGTTAGCGCTCTCGATGTTGGGCCAGCCGTCGCCCTTCTCTGGGGTATGGGTGGGGCCCTTCATTGTGACGTGGCAGTCCTTGATCGCCGCAAGGACGTCGTCCGGGATGGCCTTCATCTTCGCTGCGCGGTTCTCGATGGTGAGGCCGTCGATGACGCGCATTTCAACCTTGCCGGCCTTGACCTCGTCCTTGAGCAGGTGCTCCAGGACGCGCTTGGTCTCGTCGCTGATCGTCGGGCCGATGCCGTCTCCGCCGAGGAAGCCGATCTTGATCGGCTTTACCTTCGAGTAGTCTATCCAGTCACCCTCCTGCTTGAGCAGCTCAACGCGGGCGAGCTGCTGCTCCACGACCTTTCCAAAGTGATGTTTAGCCGCCTCTACAACGCTGGGATCTGGCAATTCGGGAGTCCTTTCTTCAGGCCGCGTCCGGTGCTGCAACAGCAGTCCCGGCACGCAGGCTCATATGATTTCAACGCAATTCGCTCAGGCCGTCTAACAGTTTATCGCACTTCGTCCAACAAAGGGAGTGGCGACTTGCAGCGGGGAGTGAATCACGGAGATACGATTGCGAGAATGTCGCCCCTGGAGACCTTGGTCCCCGGCTTGACCGGGAGCGCCTTTACGGTGCCGGCCCTGGGCGCCGGGAGGGAATTCTCCATTTTCATGGCTTCCAGGACGACGACCGTCTCGCCGGCGTTCACCTTCTGGCCCACAGTCACAGGGTACCTGAGCACGAGGCCCGGCATGGGAGCGATAACGGTGATGTCGTTCGGACCGGGCGCCGCCGACTGCG
Above is a genomic segment from SAR202 cluster bacterium containing:
- a CDS encoding sulfite oxidase; translated protein: MRYPWANTLLLVLVCAELTTGMLGLMTGTPDLAEFMLAHRVLGYSLMAVIAWKAAIILQALRRPRANSTRSASVVLLAILVVTLSLGLAWSLAGPFFFAGFSGLSWHAYVGAQLVPLMAWHALKYTRGFPLAFWADRRTFLRFASGSIAGFVLWQAVEAPVNFLRSGTRKRFTGSYEDDPGESKFPVVSWLNDRTPSIDADRWRLAVSGAVRHERSLGYADISPDVTLTATIDCTGGWYSTQEWRGMPVSRILDAASPLPSARSVTFTSATGYYRRFSLDEARHFLLATHVSGEPLSPGHGFPVRLVAPGKRGFEWVKWVVRIDVNESSRWLQPPLPLQ
- the mdh gene encoding malate dehydrogenase is translated as MRKKVTVVGAGNVGATTAQRIFDKGYADVVLVDIVEGLPQGKALDMLEAGPVTGSDAKIVGTNGYDETAGSDVVVITSGIARKPGMSRDDLLLTNMKIVTSVVQEVVKRSPNTIIVPVTNPLDAMAQRAFQVSKFPKNRIVGMAGVLDTARFRAFLAMELKVSVNDITAWVLGGHGDTMVPVVASTFVGGVPVSKLMSKEKLDAIVKRTQGGGAEIVNLLKTGSAYYAPSAAAVQMVESILFDKKQILPCAAYLEGEYGINGLFVGVPCKLGAKGIEQIIQFDLTAEEKAALNKSAVAVKELVEVMAKAG
- a CDS encoding isocitrate/isopropylmalate dehydrogenase family protein; the encoded protein is MPDPSVVEAAKHHFGKVVEQQLARVELLKQEGDWIDYSKVKPIKIGFLGGDGIGPTISDETKRVLEHLLKDEVKAGKVEMRVIDGLTIENRAAKMKAIPDDVLAAIKDCHVTMKGPTHTPEKGDGWPNIESANVGMRKQLDLFANVRPVRIPKENIDWTFFRENTEDLYAVGSQGIHVTPDLAIDFRVITSQGSERIIEAAFAHAKKTGKTRVTIVTKANIIKATDGKFLDIARKVAERYKGIEWDGWYIDIMTAKLLDVQRRSSFQVLAMPNLYGDILTDEAAEIQGGVGTAGSANIGKKYAMFEAIHGSAPRMIKEGRAQYADPSSLLRAGAMMLEHIGYKDLSKKLHAAIDVCGMYERKVLTNGRSTGATSKQYGDYIMDTVADSKLLTRWEAYTNAK
- a CDS encoding VOC family protein, whose amino-acid sequence is MTHVDSTLICTFRKAPPMSNPVVHFEIMTPRPDRVRKFYAEVFGWQMTPVQDFYTLIGTKRPGDATGIDGGIGESQDGSNDIVMYIEVDDTDAFLKKVNEKGGKTITPTTVVPGMVTFATFKDLDGNTVGLVKREPPAR